One part of the Pristis pectinata isolate sPriPec2 chromosome 17, sPriPec2.1.pri, whole genome shotgun sequence genome encodes these proteins:
- the LOC127579190 gene encoding testis-expressed protein 26-like: protein MQHIKKNNGGSQRRIGLKEKPDCPVITAPFNPLESIYRQDYGSPNRVKLESFRKGAWYEHKRNIPQPDEIFMVHHINRKEIKRVPTPIMYWDRHPTEKEIHEILGGDFSTEYQDNFSAGNKQQIPKTILPRTDKPGKKIPHPLMTEFRDQYRLPCLIKDFMIDTSRHGSNATRNIPTRGIVPTMTYAHIKNQENRKNPTTYQEYYGNDYDGLASFLKSVDIESLNRELQNSDPNERKALRRFLECVTAKCVTQPRKSKIC from the coding sequence ATGCAACATATTAAGAAAAATAATGGAGGAAGCCAAAGAAGGATTGGGCTGAAGGAGAAACCAGATTGTCCAGTAATCACAGCCCCTTTTAATCCACTTGAATCAATCTACAGGCAGGATTATGGTTCTCCAAACCGTGTGAAATTAGAATCTTTCCGCAAGGGAGCTTGGTATGAACACAAAAGGAATATACCCCAGCCTGATGAAATATTCATGGTGCATCATATAAATCGAAAAGAGATCAAAAGGGTGCCTACTCCTATCATGTACTGGGATAGACACCCAACTGAAAAAGAGATACATGAAATACTTGGTGGGGATTTCAGCACTGAATATCAGGACAACTTTTCAGCAGGGAATAAACAGCAAATACCAAAAACTATTCTTCCCAGAACAGATAAGCCAGGGAAAAAAATCCCTCATCCACTCATGACAGAATTCCGAGATCAATATCGTTTACCTTGCTTAATCAAGGACTTCATGATTGACACTTCCCGTCATGGTAGCAATGCCACAAGAAATATTCCAACAAGAGGAATAGTTCCAACAATGACATATGCTCACATTAAAAATCAGGAGAACAGGAAGAACCCAACCACTTATCAAGAGTATTATGGGAATGACTATGATGGCCTTGCTTCATTCCTTAAGTCTGTGGATATTGAATCACTAAATAGAGAACTGCAAAATTCAGATCCAAATGAGAGAAAAGCACTGAGAAGGTTTTTGGAATGTGTGACTGCAAAATGTGTAACTCAGCCAAGGAAATCAAAGATCTGTTAA